From the genome of Ziziphus jujuba cultivar Dongzao chromosome 6, ASM3175591v1, one region includes:
- the LOC107430212 gene encoding uncharacterized protein LOC107430212 isoform X1 — translation MDAVELPFPVDVAAAPKLIGSEGIVRAGVSVKELEACESDSVSVLVSPSVQRCSTDAAFAMNAPESASWDKLIDTDTSKHITRMPGKQGEGLSGHHHGRARNGILLIPKAEAVLLERKAGKVSRNNTPSSKRPRTAQLQDPTSLVGDNGIKDVSHKLGSCPIKCTSSEKTQNAKQKNTFNGKRGDKRSLKVPVKTRYDSFSMKVGLANFSSASGGSNFFGLYGLKSDNHDVTKLLDDPPLNELLDGNYKCPILSKDKGKKAANVNENFQHLVRRACSILQHPRSDQCQNGAENDSCSNKKMPAWLPSSVSVEASGVNDDIGVPSVLDMCTSNEDCHIKRETLANPLDLPLYQPKDILQRLALPPPKDLDSLLLDAAKPGLSSKNTPDLRSGKQISRRPSLPSFSWSHTSSGHCRTSSDVVKLSTNKGTCQGRWLRIGTKIARSFHTGTNTFTDLDLLAYDNSLVPSGLKMACPGNKISTPISIDLPHHEKELSSSATCSKGSLVTLECEGKANYSEDGIVAERSPSVLAAAQTLYHMATNPYRQNPNGMVRWPKKSSQKAMKARRLKSNEKTEQLSATTSVFGSDNPARNADEIMLSKKPKLSNIDNKRDLSHFNYTRKEPLRWSTPRSSRSSPNKSVRDSMADMRHSTTNFLKQSYMMPPPPVRDKGSNSQKLRKLLPTEWKR, via the exons TTCCGGTCGATGTCGCTGCGGCTCCGAAACTGATTGGATCGGAGGGTATTGTGCGAGCTGGAGTTTCAGTCAAGGAGCTGGAGGCTTGCGAATCAGATAGTGTTTCGGTTCTTGTAAGCCCTTCAGTCCAACGCTGCAGCACAG ATGCAGCATTTGCGATGAATGCTCCAGAATCAGCTTCCTGGGATAAGCTTATCGACACTGACACCAGTAAGCACATTACTCGGATGCCCGGCAAACAGGGTGAAGGATTGTCTGGACATCATCATGGTAGGGCCAGAAATGGTATTTTATTGATTCCCAAGGCTGAAGCTGTTCTGTTAGAACGGAAAGCAGGAAAAGTGTCTAGAAATAATACCCCCTCATCCAAAAGACCACGTACAGCTCAGTTGCAAGACCCAACAAGCCTAGTTGGAGATAACGGGATAAAGGATGTGTCTCATAAGCTTGGGTCATGTCCTATAAAATGCACATCATCAG AGAAAACTCAAAATGCAAAACAAAAGAACACCTTTAATGGCAAACGAGGTGATAAACGAAGTCTGAAAGTTCCTGTGAAGACTAGATATGACTCTTTCTCCATGAAAGTGGGTTTAGCAAACTTCAGTTCAGCTTCTGGAGGGAGCAACTTCTTTG GATTATATGGCCTTAAGTCAGATAATCATGATGTTACAAAGCTTCTAGATGATCCTCCATTGAATGAGCTCCTTGATGGAAATTACAAATGCCCCATCTTAAGCAAGGACAAAGGGAAGAAAGCGGCGAATGTGAATGAAAATTTTCAGCATTTAGTTAGAAGGGCTTGCTCTATCCTTCAGCACCCGAGGTCTGACCAGTGCCAAAATGGTGCGGAGAATGATAGCTGTTCAAACAAGAAAATGCCTGCATGGTTACCAAGCTCTGTTTCTGTTGAAGCAAGTGGTGTCAATGATGATATTGGAGTGCCGTCAGTTTTAGATATGTGCACAAGCAATGAG GATTGTCATATCAAACGTGAAACTCTTGCTAATCCACTTGATTTGCCATTGTATCAACCTAAGGATATTTTGCAACGCTTGGCACTTCCTCCACCTAAGGATTTGGATTCTTTGCTCCTGGATGCAGCGAAGCCTGGGTTATCATCAAAGAATACTCCCGATCTACGCTCAGGCAAGCAAATATCTCGCCGTCCCAGCTTGCCATCTTTTTCATGGTCACACACTTCCAGTGGACATTGTAGAACCAGTTCTGATGTAGTTAAATTATCTACGAATAAGGGTACATGCCAAGGTAGATGGCTTAGAATAGGGACAAAGATTGCCAGGTCATTTCATACTGGCACCAATACCTTTACAGACCTGGACTTGCTCGCTTATGATAATAGCCTAGTTCCATCCGGACTCAAAATGGCTTGTCCGGGCAATAAAATTTCCACACCCATATCCATTGACCTTCCTCATCATGAGAAGGAATTGTCATCTTCTGCAACATGTTCGAAAGGTTCTCTTGTTACTCTAG AATGTGAAGGCAAGGCAAACTATTCAGAAGATGGTATAGTTG CTGAGCGATCTCCAAGTGTGTTAGCTGCTGCTCAAACTCTCTATCACATGGCAACTAATCCTTACAGGCAGAACCCGAATGGGATGGTAAGGTGGCCAAAGAAATCTTCACAAAAGGCCATGAAAGCTCGCAGGTTGAAATCGAATGAAAAAACTGAACAACTGTCAGCAACAACTTCAGTATTTGGGTCTGACAATCCGGCAAGGAATGCTGATGAGATAATGCTGTCAAAGAAGCCTAAGCTCTCCAATATCGATAACAAAAGGGATCTTAGTCATTTCAACTATACCAGGAAAGAACCATTGAGGTGGTCTACCCCCAGATCAAGTAGATCATCACCCAACAAATCGGTTAGAGACTCCATGGCAGATATGAGACATTCAACTACCAACTTTCTAAAGCAATCTTATATGATGCCGCCTCCGCCTGTAAGAGACAAGGGTTCCAACAGCCAGAAGCTGAGGAAGCTATTGCCAACAGAATGGAAAAGATGA
- the LOC107430212 gene encoding uncharacterized protein LOC107430212 isoform X2 — MDAVELPFPVDVAAAPKLIGSEGIVRAGVSVKELEACESDSVSVLVSPSVQRCSTAFAMNAPESASWDKLIDTDTSKHITRMPGKQGEGLSGHHHGRARNGILLIPKAEAVLLERKAGKVSRNNTPSSKRPRTAQLQDPTSLVGDNGIKDVSHKLGSCPIKCTSSEKTQNAKQKNTFNGKRGDKRSLKVPVKTRYDSFSMKVGLANFSSASGGSNFFGLYGLKSDNHDVTKLLDDPPLNELLDGNYKCPILSKDKGKKAANVNENFQHLVRRACSILQHPRSDQCQNGAENDSCSNKKMPAWLPSSVSVEASGVNDDIGVPSVLDMCTSNEDCHIKRETLANPLDLPLYQPKDILQRLALPPPKDLDSLLLDAAKPGLSSKNTPDLRSGKQISRRPSLPSFSWSHTSSGHCRTSSDVVKLSTNKGTCQGRWLRIGTKIARSFHTGTNTFTDLDLLAYDNSLVPSGLKMACPGNKISTPISIDLPHHEKELSSSATCSKGSLVTLECEGKANYSEDGIVAERSPSVLAAAQTLYHMATNPYRQNPNGMVRWPKKSSQKAMKARRLKSNEKTEQLSATTSVFGSDNPARNADEIMLSKKPKLSNIDNKRDLSHFNYTRKEPLRWSTPRSSRSSPNKSVRDSMADMRHSTTNFLKQSYMMPPPPVRDKGSNSQKLRKLLPTEWKR; from the exons TTCCGGTCGATGTCGCTGCGGCTCCGAAACTGATTGGATCGGAGGGTATTGTGCGAGCTGGAGTTTCAGTCAAGGAGCTGGAGGCTTGCGAATCAGATAGTGTTTCGGTTCTTGTAAGCCCTTCAGTCCAACGCTGCAGCACAG CATTTGCGATGAATGCTCCAGAATCAGCTTCCTGGGATAAGCTTATCGACACTGACACCAGTAAGCACATTACTCGGATGCCCGGCAAACAGGGTGAAGGATTGTCTGGACATCATCATGGTAGGGCCAGAAATGGTATTTTATTGATTCCCAAGGCTGAAGCTGTTCTGTTAGAACGGAAAGCAGGAAAAGTGTCTAGAAATAATACCCCCTCATCCAAAAGACCACGTACAGCTCAGTTGCAAGACCCAACAAGCCTAGTTGGAGATAACGGGATAAAGGATGTGTCTCATAAGCTTGGGTCATGTCCTATAAAATGCACATCATCAG AGAAAACTCAAAATGCAAAACAAAAGAACACCTTTAATGGCAAACGAGGTGATAAACGAAGTCTGAAAGTTCCTGTGAAGACTAGATATGACTCTTTCTCCATGAAAGTGGGTTTAGCAAACTTCAGTTCAGCTTCTGGAGGGAGCAACTTCTTTG GATTATATGGCCTTAAGTCAGATAATCATGATGTTACAAAGCTTCTAGATGATCCTCCATTGAATGAGCTCCTTGATGGAAATTACAAATGCCCCATCTTAAGCAAGGACAAAGGGAAGAAAGCGGCGAATGTGAATGAAAATTTTCAGCATTTAGTTAGAAGGGCTTGCTCTATCCTTCAGCACCCGAGGTCTGACCAGTGCCAAAATGGTGCGGAGAATGATAGCTGTTCAAACAAGAAAATGCCTGCATGGTTACCAAGCTCTGTTTCTGTTGAAGCAAGTGGTGTCAATGATGATATTGGAGTGCCGTCAGTTTTAGATATGTGCACAAGCAATGAG GATTGTCATATCAAACGTGAAACTCTTGCTAATCCACTTGATTTGCCATTGTATCAACCTAAGGATATTTTGCAACGCTTGGCACTTCCTCCACCTAAGGATTTGGATTCTTTGCTCCTGGATGCAGCGAAGCCTGGGTTATCATCAAAGAATACTCCCGATCTACGCTCAGGCAAGCAAATATCTCGCCGTCCCAGCTTGCCATCTTTTTCATGGTCACACACTTCCAGTGGACATTGTAGAACCAGTTCTGATGTAGTTAAATTATCTACGAATAAGGGTACATGCCAAGGTAGATGGCTTAGAATAGGGACAAAGATTGCCAGGTCATTTCATACTGGCACCAATACCTTTACAGACCTGGACTTGCTCGCTTATGATAATAGCCTAGTTCCATCCGGACTCAAAATGGCTTGTCCGGGCAATAAAATTTCCACACCCATATCCATTGACCTTCCTCATCATGAGAAGGAATTGTCATCTTCTGCAACATGTTCGAAAGGTTCTCTTGTTACTCTAG AATGTGAAGGCAAGGCAAACTATTCAGAAGATGGTATAGTTG CTGAGCGATCTCCAAGTGTGTTAGCTGCTGCTCAAACTCTCTATCACATGGCAACTAATCCTTACAGGCAGAACCCGAATGGGATGGTAAGGTGGCCAAAGAAATCTTCACAAAAGGCCATGAAAGCTCGCAGGTTGAAATCGAATGAAAAAACTGAACAACTGTCAGCAACAACTTCAGTATTTGGGTCTGACAATCCGGCAAGGAATGCTGATGAGATAATGCTGTCAAAGAAGCCTAAGCTCTCCAATATCGATAACAAAAGGGATCTTAGTCATTTCAACTATACCAGGAAAGAACCATTGAGGTGGTCTACCCCCAGATCAAGTAGATCATCACCCAACAAATCGGTTAGAGACTCCATGGCAGATATGAGACATTCAACTACCAACTTTCTAAAGCAATCTTATATGATGCCGCCTCCGCCTGTAAGAGACAAGGGTTCCAACAGCCAGAAGCTGAGGAAGCTATTGCCAACAGAATGGAAAAGATGA
- the LOC107430212 gene encoding uncharacterized protein LOC107430212 isoform X3 encodes MDAVELPFPVDVAAAPKLIGSEGIVRAGVSVKELEACESDSVSVLVSPSVQRCSTDAAFAMNAPESASWDKLIDTDTSKHITRMPGKQGEGLSGHHHGRARNGILLIPKAEAVLLERKAGKVSRNNTPSSKRPRTAQLQDPTSLVGDNGIKDVSHKLGSCPIKCTSSEKTQNAKQKNTFNGKRGDKRSLKVPVKTRYDSFSMKVGLANFSSASGGSNFFGLYGLKSDNHDVTKLLDDPPLNELLDGNYKCPILSKDKGKKAANVNENFQHLVRRACSILQHPRSDQCQNGAENDSCSNKKMPAWLPSSVSVEASGVNDDIGVPSVLDMCTSNEDCHIKRETLANPLDLPLYQPKDILQRLALPPPKDLDSLLLDAAKPGLSSKNTPDLRSGKQISRRPSLPSFSWSHTSSGHCRTSSDVVKLSTNKGTCQGRWLRIGTKIARSFHTGTNTFTDLDLLAYDNSLVPSGLKMACPGNKISTPISIDLPHHEKELSSSATCSKGSLVTLECEGKANYSEDAERSPSVLAAAQTLYHMATNPYRQNPNGMVRWPKKSSQKAMKARRLKSNEKTEQLSATTSVFGSDNPARNADEIMLSKKPKLSNIDNKRDLSHFNYTRKEPLRWSTPRSSRSSPNKSVRDSMADMRHSTTNFLKQSYMMPPPPVRDKGSNSQKLRKLLPTEWKR; translated from the exons TTCCGGTCGATGTCGCTGCGGCTCCGAAACTGATTGGATCGGAGGGTATTGTGCGAGCTGGAGTTTCAGTCAAGGAGCTGGAGGCTTGCGAATCAGATAGTGTTTCGGTTCTTGTAAGCCCTTCAGTCCAACGCTGCAGCACAG ATGCAGCATTTGCGATGAATGCTCCAGAATCAGCTTCCTGGGATAAGCTTATCGACACTGACACCAGTAAGCACATTACTCGGATGCCCGGCAAACAGGGTGAAGGATTGTCTGGACATCATCATGGTAGGGCCAGAAATGGTATTTTATTGATTCCCAAGGCTGAAGCTGTTCTGTTAGAACGGAAAGCAGGAAAAGTGTCTAGAAATAATACCCCCTCATCCAAAAGACCACGTACAGCTCAGTTGCAAGACCCAACAAGCCTAGTTGGAGATAACGGGATAAAGGATGTGTCTCATAAGCTTGGGTCATGTCCTATAAAATGCACATCATCAG AGAAAACTCAAAATGCAAAACAAAAGAACACCTTTAATGGCAAACGAGGTGATAAACGAAGTCTGAAAGTTCCTGTGAAGACTAGATATGACTCTTTCTCCATGAAAGTGGGTTTAGCAAACTTCAGTTCAGCTTCTGGAGGGAGCAACTTCTTTG GATTATATGGCCTTAAGTCAGATAATCATGATGTTACAAAGCTTCTAGATGATCCTCCATTGAATGAGCTCCTTGATGGAAATTACAAATGCCCCATCTTAAGCAAGGACAAAGGGAAGAAAGCGGCGAATGTGAATGAAAATTTTCAGCATTTAGTTAGAAGGGCTTGCTCTATCCTTCAGCACCCGAGGTCTGACCAGTGCCAAAATGGTGCGGAGAATGATAGCTGTTCAAACAAGAAAATGCCTGCATGGTTACCAAGCTCTGTTTCTGTTGAAGCAAGTGGTGTCAATGATGATATTGGAGTGCCGTCAGTTTTAGATATGTGCACAAGCAATGAG GATTGTCATATCAAACGTGAAACTCTTGCTAATCCACTTGATTTGCCATTGTATCAACCTAAGGATATTTTGCAACGCTTGGCACTTCCTCCACCTAAGGATTTGGATTCTTTGCTCCTGGATGCAGCGAAGCCTGGGTTATCATCAAAGAATACTCCCGATCTACGCTCAGGCAAGCAAATATCTCGCCGTCCCAGCTTGCCATCTTTTTCATGGTCACACACTTCCAGTGGACATTGTAGAACCAGTTCTGATGTAGTTAAATTATCTACGAATAAGGGTACATGCCAAGGTAGATGGCTTAGAATAGGGACAAAGATTGCCAGGTCATTTCATACTGGCACCAATACCTTTACAGACCTGGACTTGCTCGCTTATGATAATAGCCTAGTTCCATCCGGACTCAAAATGGCTTGTCCGGGCAATAAAATTTCCACACCCATATCCATTGACCTTCCTCATCATGAGAAGGAATTGTCATCTTCTGCAACATGTTCGAAAGGTTCTCTTGTTACTCTAG AATGTGAAGGCAAGGCAAACTATTCAGAAGATG CTGAGCGATCTCCAAGTGTGTTAGCTGCTGCTCAAACTCTCTATCACATGGCAACTAATCCTTACAGGCAGAACCCGAATGGGATGGTAAGGTGGCCAAAGAAATCTTCACAAAAGGCCATGAAAGCTCGCAGGTTGAAATCGAATGAAAAAACTGAACAACTGTCAGCAACAACTTCAGTATTTGGGTCTGACAATCCGGCAAGGAATGCTGATGAGATAATGCTGTCAAAGAAGCCTAAGCTCTCCAATATCGATAACAAAAGGGATCTTAGTCATTTCAACTATACCAGGAAAGAACCATTGAGGTGGTCTACCCCCAGATCAAGTAGATCATCACCCAACAAATCGGTTAGAGACTCCATGGCAGATATGAGACATTCAACTACCAACTTTCTAAAGCAATCTTATATGATGCCGCCTCCGCCTGTAAGAGACAAGGGTTCCAACAGCCAGAAGCTGAGGAAGCTATTGCCAACAGAATGGAAAAGATGA
- the LOC107430212 gene encoding uncharacterized protein LOC107430212 isoform X4 has product MDAVELPFPVDVAAAPKLIGSEGIVRAGVSVKELEACESDSVSVLVSPSVQRCSTDAAFAMNAPESASWDKLIDTDTSKHITRMPGKQGEGLSGHHHGRARNGILLIPKAEAVLLERKAGKVSRNNTPSSKRPRTAQLQDPTSLVGDNGIKDVSHKLGSCPIKCTSSEKTQNAKQKNTFNGKRGDKRSLKVPVKTRYDSFSMKVGLANFSSASGGSNFFGLYGLKSDNHDVTKLLDDPPLNELLDGNYKCPILSKDKGKKAANVNENFQHLVRRACSILQHPRSDQCQNGAENDSCSNKKMPAWLPSSVSVEASGVNDDIGVPSVLDMCTSNEDCHIKRETLANPLDLPLYQPKDILQRLALPPPKDLDSLLLDAAKPGLSSKNTPDLRSGKQISRRPSLPSFSWSHTSSGHCRTSSDVVKLSTNKGTCQGRWLRIGTKIARSFHTGTNTFTDLDLLAYDNSLVPSGLKMACPGNKISTPISIDLPHHEKELSSSATCSKGSLVTLAERSPSVLAAAQTLYHMATNPYRQNPNGMVRWPKKSSQKAMKARRLKSNEKTEQLSATTSVFGSDNPARNADEIMLSKKPKLSNIDNKRDLSHFNYTRKEPLRWSTPRSSRSSPNKSVRDSMADMRHSTTNFLKQSYMMPPPPVRDKGSNSQKLRKLLPTEWKR; this is encoded by the exons TTCCGGTCGATGTCGCTGCGGCTCCGAAACTGATTGGATCGGAGGGTATTGTGCGAGCTGGAGTTTCAGTCAAGGAGCTGGAGGCTTGCGAATCAGATAGTGTTTCGGTTCTTGTAAGCCCTTCAGTCCAACGCTGCAGCACAG ATGCAGCATTTGCGATGAATGCTCCAGAATCAGCTTCCTGGGATAAGCTTATCGACACTGACACCAGTAAGCACATTACTCGGATGCCCGGCAAACAGGGTGAAGGATTGTCTGGACATCATCATGGTAGGGCCAGAAATGGTATTTTATTGATTCCCAAGGCTGAAGCTGTTCTGTTAGAACGGAAAGCAGGAAAAGTGTCTAGAAATAATACCCCCTCATCCAAAAGACCACGTACAGCTCAGTTGCAAGACCCAACAAGCCTAGTTGGAGATAACGGGATAAAGGATGTGTCTCATAAGCTTGGGTCATGTCCTATAAAATGCACATCATCAG AGAAAACTCAAAATGCAAAACAAAAGAACACCTTTAATGGCAAACGAGGTGATAAACGAAGTCTGAAAGTTCCTGTGAAGACTAGATATGACTCTTTCTCCATGAAAGTGGGTTTAGCAAACTTCAGTTCAGCTTCTGGAGGGAGCAACTTCTTTG GATTATATGGCCTTAAGTCAGATAATCATGATGTTACAAAGCTTCTAGATGATCCTCCATTGAATGAGCTCCTTGATGGAAATTACAAATGCCCCATCTTAAGCAAGGACAAAGGGAAGAAAGCGGCGAATGTGAATGAAAATTTTCAGCATTTAGTTAGAAGGGCTTGCTCTATCCTTCAGCACCCGAGGTCTGACCAGTGCCAAAATGGTGCGGAGAATGATAGCTGTTCAAACAAGAAAATGCCTGCATGGTTACCAAGCTCTGTTTCTGTTGAAGCAAGTGGTGTCAATGATGATATTGGAGTGCCGTCAGTTTTAGATATGTGCACAAGCAATGAG GATTGTCATATCAAACGTGAAACTCTTGCTAATCCACTTGATTTGCCATTGTATCAACCTAAGGATATTTTGCAACGCTTGGCACTTCCTCCACCTAAGGATTTGGATTCTTTGCTCCTGGATGCAGCGAAGCCTGGGTTATCATCAAAGAATACTCCCGATCTACGCTCAGGCAAGCAAATATCTCGCCGTCCCAGCTTGCCATCTTTTTCATGGTCACACACTTCCAGTGGACATTGTAGAACCAGTTCTGATGTAGTTAAATTATCTACGAATAAGGGTACATGCCAAGGTAGATGGCTTAGAATAGGGACAAAGATTGCCAGGTCATTTCATACTGGCACCAATACCTTTACAGACCTGGACTTGCTCGCTTATGATAATAGCCTAGTTCCATCCGGACTCAAAATGGCTTGTCCGGGCAATAAAATTTCCACACCCATATCCATTGACCTTCCTCATCATGAGAAGGAATTGTCATCTTCTGCAACATGTTCGAAAGGTTCTCTTGTTACTCTAG CTGAGCGATCTCCAAGTGTGTTAGCTGCTGCTCAAACTCTCTATCACATGGCAACTAATCCTTACAGGCAGAACCCGAATGGGATGGTAAGGTGGCCAAAGAAATCTTCACAAAAGGCCATGAAAGCTCGCAGGTTGAAATCGAATGAAAAAACTGAACAACTGTCAGCAACAACTTCAGTATTTGGGTCTGACAATCCGGCAAGGAATGCTGATGAGATAATGCTGTCAAAGAAGCCTAAGCTCTCCAATATCGATAACAAAAGGGATCTTAGTCATTTCAACTATACCAGGAAAGAACCATTGAGGTGGTCTACCCCCAGATCAAGTAGATCATCACCCAACAAATCGGTTAGAGACTCCATGGCAGATATGAGACATTCAACTACCAACTTTCTAAAGCAATCTTATATGATGCCGCCTCCGCCTGTAAGAGACAAGGGTTCCAACAGCCAGAAGCTGAGGAAGCTATTGCCAACAGAATGGAAAAGATGA
- the LOC107430180 gene encoding protein LURP-one-related 17: MKMLFFLIKSLSRIVHEEIPVHEQQQYETDHGGGVGGSGGGTCTSLTVWRKSLLISCNGFTVIDSKGNLIYRVDNYIGHPQEIILMDGSGKSVLTMHRRKKLGMIDSSWFVYKGEVGGFCRGKSSKTRPIFCIRKNINILINGNPNVLAYIYRNTSDKRSAYWIEGSYKNRSCKVLESESKKVVAETRKKEAISGGVSYGVEVFQLIVHPGFDSGFAMALVLLLDQMFS, translated from the exons ATGAAGATGTTGTTTTTCTTGATTAAATCTTTGTCCAGGATCGTCCATGAAGAAATTCCAGTCCATGAGCAACAACAATATGAGACAGATCATGGCGGTGGCGTTGGAGGCAGTGGAGGAGGGACTTGCACATCGTTGACAGTTTGGAGAAAGTCTCTTCTAATAAGTTGCAATGGATTTACAGTGATTGATTCCAAGGGAAATCTCATATATCGGGTTGACAATTATATTGGACATCCTCAAGAAATTATTCTTATGGATGGCTCTGGAAAATCCGTCCTCACTATGCATCGCCGAAAG AAACTTGGGATGATAGATAGCAGCTGGTTTGTGTACAAAGGAGAAGTTGGAGGTTTCTGTAGGGGAAAATCATCGAAGACGAGGCCAATTTTCTGCATTAGGAAGAACATTAACATTTTGATCAATGGGAATCCTAATgtgcttgcatatatatacagaaacaCATCGGATAAAAGAAGTGCTTACTGGATTGAAGGTTCATACAAAAATCGATCATGCAAGGTGTTAGAATCTGAGTCTAAAAAAGTGGTTGCTGAAACCAGGAAGAAGGAAGCCATTAGTGGAGGAGTCTCTTATGGAGTAGAGGTTTTTCAGTTGATTGTTCATCCCGGTTTTGATTCTGGATTTGCAATGGCTCTGGTTTTGCTCTTGGATCAAATGTTTTCCTGA
- the LOC107430203 gene encoding uncharacterized protein LOC107430203 — MLRRRLGSLLSTAILSNAGRTKLFLAAPSIPVRPIQVLQCHYYPKENGGFGSLGGIRAYSLLSLNDLRPKLPRKQKTRKGRGIGSGKGKTAGRGHKGQKARGSGKLGFEGGQTPLRRRLPKRGFKNPFSLTFQPVGLGKIAKLINAGKIDSSELITMKTLKDTGAIGKQIKDGVRLMGRGAEQIKWPIHLEVSRVTVRAKEAVEAAGGSVRRVYYNKLGLRALLKPEWFEKKGRLLPKAARPPPKQRDKVDSIGRLPAPTKPIPFLVEEKEAVPPSLTS; from the exons atgctaaGGAGAAGACTTGGTTCGCTACTATCAACCGCAATTCTCAGCAACGCAGGTCGAACCAAACTCTTTTTGGCTGCCCCATCGATCCCGGTCCGACCCATTCAGGTCTTGCAGTGCCATTATTACCCTAAGGAAAATGGAGGGTTTGGGTCTCTGGGTGGAATCAGAGCGTACAGTCTACTTAGCTTGAATGATCTGAGACCCAAGTTACCGAGGAAGCAGAAGACCCGGAAGGGCCGTGGAATTGGGTCCGGGAAGGGGAAGACTGCTGGTAGAGGTCATAAGGGTCAGAAGGCCAGAGGCTCCGGAAAGCTCGGTTTCGAAGGTGGTCAGACTCCATTACGACGCCGTTTGCCCAAGCGAGGGTTTAAGAACCCCTTTAGCCTCACGTTTCAG CCAGTCGGGTTGGGAAAGATTGCCAAACTAATAAATGCAGGAAAGATCGATTCTTCTGAGTTGATTACAATGAAAACACTCAAG GATACAGGGGCAATAGGGAAGCAAATAAAAGATGGAGTGAGATTGATGGGCCGTGGTGCTGAGCAGATCAAGTGGCCAATTCATTTGGAG GTATCAAGGGTAACTGTTAGGGCAAAGGAAGCAGTTGAAGCTGCAGGTGGATCTGTGAGAAGAGTGTATTACAACAAGTTAGGTTTGCGAGCATTGCTAAAGCCTGAGTGGTTTGAAAAGAAAGGGAGGTTGTTGCCTAAAGCAGCTAGACCTCCACCAAAGCAGAGGGATAAAGTTGATAGCATCGGCCGCCTGCCAGCTCCAACCAAACCTATTCCATTTTTGGTTGAAGAAAAGGAGGCAGTTCCCCCTTCACTCACCTCATAA